One window from the genome of Rhodopseudomonas sp. P2A-2r encodes:
- a CDS encoding LysM peptidoglycan-binding domain-containing M23 family metallopeptidase encodes MNYATSRGGNYGRESGVIDLGHEPPLSVDGSEAAVIDRRRVSVQWFSGTILTGLCGAALIGGAVFASLDGEMTFAKVPERVEGALRGAFSANDKMASLHKSDRLPPPSESSAARQVVRVSTVTRVGNRDVMRVRPFIRISGNLSMATSDLSAKVPPFNAQRMLTDVGITAPAATEDAQNPDAIEPDAEVSFVTRDLAPVLPKAKIAASVAIDEVLMRVRDASNWRGNSGVRYTLASATGEVGRQPDMKMSYAAEGTTSDPYAGFETRVVPENVTQLPKTKDQATGGNPSGERIHVVKKGDSVATILRDQGASPEEIKAITYTLGARGRDGGLKEGQKLRILMAPSAPGQRLQPYRVIVANDSTIEAVAALSDLGKYVAVDVSSMNTVADAPAAESDDDEDDGTGVRLYQSIYETALRNKVPATVIEDMIKIYSYDVDFQRKVQPGDSFDVFFAGEDEGATITEKTEVLFASLTVGGETKKYYRFQTPDDSIVDYYDETGKSAKKFLVRKPVNNAIMRSGFGSRRHPILGYVKMHTGVDWATPYGTPIFASGNGVIEVAGWEGGYGKFIKIKHNNGYETAYGHMSAFAKGMEPGKRVRQGQVIGFVGSTGASTGAHVHYEILVNGRFVDPMRVKLPRGRSLEGPLMASFEKVRDGLDVQMNMRGNGARVSDAALPSSPVRQVSNR; translated from the coding sequence TTGAATTACGCGACGTCACGCGGCGGCAACTATGGACGCGAGTCTGGGGTCATCGATCTCGGACACGAGCCGCCGCTTTCCGTCGATGGCTCCGAAGCCGCGGTGATCGATCGCCGCCGTGTTTCGGTCCAGTGGTTCAGCGGCACGATTCTCACGGGTCTTTGCGGCGCAGCTCTCATCGGCGGCGCCGTTTTCGCATCGCTCGACGGCGAGATGACATTTGCCAAGGTGCCCGAACGCGTCGAAGGCGCGCTGCGCGGCGCCTTCAGCGCCAACGACAAGATGGCCAGCCTGCACAAGAGCGACCGCCTGCCGCCGCCAAGCGAATCTTCCGCCGCGCGCCAGGTGGTCCGCGTCTCCACCGTGACCCGCGTCGGCAATCGCGACGTGATGCGCGTGCGGCCGTTCATCCGGATCTCCGGCAACCTGTCGATGGCAACCAGCGATCTCAGTGCGAAGGTGCCGCCCTTCAATGCCCAGCGCATGCTGACCGACGTCGGCATCACCGCGCCCGCCGCCACCGAAGACGCCCAGAACCCCGACGCCATCGAACCCGACGCCGAAGTATCCTTCGTCACCCGCGATCTCGCGCCGGTGTTGCCGAAGGCCAAGATCGCCGCCTCGGTGGCGATCGACGAAGTCCTGATGCGGGTCCGCGACGCTTCGAACTGGCGCGGCAATTCAGGCGTCCGCTACACGCTGGCCAGCGCCACCGGCGAGGTCGGCCGCCAGCCCGACATGAAGATGTCCTACGCCGCCGAGGGCACCACGTCGGATCCCTATGCCGGCTTCGAGACCCGCGTGGTCCCGGAAAACGTCACCCAGCTTCCGAAAACCAAGGACCAGGCGACCGGCGGCAATCCCAGCGGCGAACGCATTCATGTGGTCAAGAAGGGCGACTCGGTCGCCACCATCCTGCGCGACCAGGGCGCCTCGCCGGAAGAGATCAAGGCCATCACCTACACGCTCGGCGCGCGCGGTCGCGACGGCGGATTGAAGGAAGGCCAGAAACTGCGGATCCTGATGGCGCCGTCGGCGCCCGGCCAGCGGCTGCAGCCCTACCGCGTGATCGTCGCCAACGACTCCACCATCGAAGCGGTCGCCGCTTTGTCCGACCTCGGCAAATACGTCGCGGTCGACGTTTCCAGCATGAACACCGTGGCCGACGCGCCCGCCGCCGAGAGCGACGACGACGAGGATGACGGCACCGGCGTGCGGCTCTACCAGAGCATTTACGAGACCGCGCTGCGCAACAAGGTGCCGGCCACCGTCATCGAGGACATGATCAAGATCTACTCCTACGACGTCGACTTCCAGCGCAAGGTGCAGCCCGGCGACTCGTTCGACGTGTTCTTCGCCGGCGAGGACGAAGGCGCCACCATCACCGAAAAGACCGAGGTGCTGTTCGCCTCGCTCACGGTGGGCGGCGAGACCAAGAAATACTACCGCTTCCAGACCCCCGACGATTCGATCGTCGATTACTATGACGAGACCGGGAAGAGCGCGAAGAAGTTCCTGGTGCGCAAGCCCGTCAACAACGCCATCATGCGCTCCGGCTTCGGCAGCCGCCGCCATCCCATCCTCGGCTATGTGAAGATGCATACCGGCGTCGACTGGGCGACGCCCTATGGCACCCCGATCTTCGCCTCCGGCAACGGCGTGATCGAGGTCGCCGGCTGGGAAGGCGGCTACGGCAAGTTCATCAAGATCAAGCACAACAACGGCTACGAGACCGCCTACGGCCACATGTCGGCCTTCGCCAAGGGCATGGAGCCCGGCAAGCGGGTCCGCCAGGGCCAGGTGATTGGCTTCGTCGGCTCCACCGGCGCATCCACCGGCGCCCATGTGCATTACGAAATCCTGGTCAACGGCCGCTTCGTCGACCCGATGCGCGTGAAACTGCCGCGCGGCCGCTCGCTGGAGGGCCCGCTGATGGCCAGCTTCGAGAAGGTGCGCGACGGGCTGGACGTGCAGATGAACATGCGCGGCAACGGCGCGCGGGTCTCCGACGCCGCCCTGCCCAGCTCACCGGTGCGGCAGGTCAGCAACCGGTAG
- a CDS encoding tripartite tricarboxylate transporter substrate binding protein, producing MIGYPPGESSAHAIPGRRPDFVVVSGVDASRERPIGNTFASPEKGDNPRCSVCCGGGTDILARLVARKLETALQQTVIVDNRPGANGVIASQFVERATPDGSTVMFGSNSTHVIAPLLSPEKRALEATRNNFAMISILAVTPLVLAVSEKSQYGNLDQFINAKQPGGLTFGTFGAGSSAHLMGALLAAKQGMKLLHVPYKGSTAAITDLLGGTIDSVFLTAAAISTYVDAKQVRALAVTGTERVGSLPDVPTFKERGISGFENGGWFAMFAPAKTPDNVVAFLNTELHKIIAEPDIQARFPDLGLQKRDATLKEDEALWDESISHMQDVIKQTKIDLN from the coding sequence ATAATCGGATATCCCCCTGGTGAGAGCAGCGCACATGCAATTCCTGGTCGGCGGCCTGATTTCGTTGTTGTTTCTGGTGTTGACGCCAGCCGTGAACGCCCAATCGGCAACACCTTCGCCTCTCCCGAAAAAGGCGATAACCCTCGTTGTTCCGTTTGCTGCGGGGGCGGCACCGATATTCTGGCCCGGCTGGTCGCACGAAAGCTCGAAACGGCGCTTCAGCAGACCGTCATCGTCGATAACAGACCCGGCGCCAACGGCGTGATTGCCAGTCAGTTCGTCGAACGTGCGACGCCGGACGGCTCCACCGTGATGTTCGGAAGTAACTCCACCCACGTCATCGCACCGCTGCTGTCTCCCGAAAAGCGCGCTCTGGAAGCAACGCGAAACAACTTCGCGATGATCTCAATCCTCGCCGTCACGCCGCTGGTTCTGGCGGTCAGCGAGAAGTCGCAATATGGCAATCTCGATCAGTTCATCAACGCCAAGCAGCCGGGCGGACTGACCTTCGGCACATTCGGCGCGGGATCGTCCGCGCATCTCATGGGAGCGTTGCTGGCCGCCAAACAGGGAATGAAACTGCTGCATGTTCCCTACAAGGGATCGACGGCAGCCATCACCGACCTGTTGGGCGGCACGATCGACAGTGTCTTTCTGACGGCGGCGGCGATCAGCACCTATGTCGATGCCAAGCAGGTCCGCGCATTGGCCGTGACAGGCACCGAACGCGTCGGGTCGCTTCCAGACGTGCCGACCTTCAAGGAACGAGGGATTTCAGGGTTCGAGAACGGCGGCTGGTTCGCGATGTTCGCTCCGGCGAAGACTCCGGACAACGTCGTCGCCTTCCTGAATACCGAGCTGCATAAAATCATAGCCGAGCCGGACATTCAGGCAAGGTTTCCGGACCTGGGACTGCAAAAGCGCGACGCCACACTCAAGGAGGACGAAGCTCTCTGGGACGAGTCGATCTCGCATATGCAGGACGTCATCAAGCAGACCAAGATTGACTTGAACTAG
- a CDS encoding MBL fold metallo-hydrolase, with protein MALRFDLGDITIHRIIEQETTFLPALELLPGLTPEVLDENRAWMRAIGALDAQDVLMLCFQSYVVRTPHHTILVDSCIGNDKPRPRPTWNMKSDDTYMRALAAAGLGVEDIDVVMCTHLHVDHVGWNTRLLDGRWVPTFPNARYVFGKTEFDHWTAQNATTPVAPFADSVLPVVEADRADIVADDHEIGDHVRLMLTPGHTPGHVAVVFGRGRDDAVVSGDLMHSPIQTRYPEMSVKFDVDQALSAATRRNFLERYCDTETLCCTAHFPSPSVGKIRRRGSGFSCDAVAANP; from the coding sequence ATGGCCCTCCGCTTCGATCTCGGCGACATCACCATTCACCGCATCATCGAGCAGGAGACCACCTTCCTGCCGGCGCTGGAGCTACTGCCTGGCCTGACGCCGGAGGTACTGGACGAGAACCGGGCGTGGATGCGTGCGATCGGTGCACTCGATGCGCAGGACGTGCTAATGCTGTGTTTCCAGTCCTACGTGGTGCGAACACCGCACCACACCATCCTGGTCGACAGCTGCATCGGCAACGACAAGCCGCGGCCGCGACCGACGTGGAACATGAAGTCCGACGACACCTACATGCGTGCGCTCGCCGCTGCGGGACTTGGTGTCGAGGACATCGACGTGGTGATGTGCACGCACCTGCATGTCGACCACGTCGGCTGGAACACCCGCCTGCTCGATGGCCGCTGGGTGCCGACGTTTCCCAATGCGCGCTACGTGTTCGGCAAGACCGAGTTCGATCACTGGACCGCACAGAACGCAACAACGCCCGTGGCGCCGTTCGCCGACAGCGTGTTGCCGGTGGTGGAAGCGGATCGCGCCGATATCGTGGCCGACGATCATGAGATCGGCGACCATGTGCGGCTGATGCTGACGCCCGGTCACACGCCGGGCCATGTCGCCGTCGTCTTCGGTCGCGGCCGTGATGACGCGGTGGTCAGCGGCGACCTGATGCATTCGCCGATCCAGACGCGCTATCCGGAGATGTCGGTGAAGTTCGATGTCGATCAGGCGCTGTCGGCGGCGACGCGACGCAATTTCCTCGAGCGTTATTGCGATACCGAGACGCTGTGCTGCACGGCGCATTTTCCGTCGCCGTCGGTCGGAAAAATCCGTCGCAGAGGCAGCGGATTCTCTTGCGACGCCGTTGCGGCAAACCCGTGA
- a CDS encoding methylated-DNA--[protein]-cysteine S-methyltransferase, whose translation MPDAQFTLFDTAIGRCGVVWAHRGIAAVQLPQPDDAQTLVRLRQRYPDIAEAAPPVAVQAAIDGMVTLLAGKATDLTAVALDLDEVPAFNRNVYKIARTIPPGRTLTYGDIAKKLGGVELSREVGQALGQNPCPIVVPCHRVLAAGDKPGGFSANGGVVTKLKLLAIEGAYVNYTPSLFD comes from the coding sequence ATGCCCGATGCCCAGTTCACCCTGTTCGACACTGCCATCGGCCGTTGCGGCGTCGTCTGGGCGCATCGCGGCATCGCCGCCGTGCAACTGCCGCAGCCCGATGACGCGCAAACCCTGGTTCGCCTCCGGCAGCGCTATCCCGATATCGCCGAGGCGGCACCGCCCGTCGCGGTGCAGGCGGCCATCGATGGCATGGTCACGCTGCTGGCCGGCAAGGCCACCGACCTGACCGCGGTTGCGCTGGATCTCGATGAGGTCCCCGCCTTCAATCGCAATGTCTACAAGATCGCGCGAACCATCCCGCCCGGCCGGACGCTGACCTATGGCGACATCGCCAAGAAGCTCGGCGGCGTCGAATTGTCGCGCGAGGTCGGCCAGGCGCTGGGACAGAATCCGTGCCCCATCGTGGTGCCGTGCCACCGGGTGCTCGCCGCCGGCGACAAGCCCGGCGGATTTTCCGCCAATGGCGGGGTGGTGACCAAGCTGAAGCTGCTGGCCATCGAGGGCGCCTACGTCAATTACACGCCGTCGCTGTTCGACTGA
- a CDS encoding peroxidase family protein, with protein MAKPAATRPAHFSISLSGNDDPGMFGRMFPSLPPLAVDDAALQELADAMRDANPDDAAGNNTKVPSGFTYLGQFVDHDITLDLTSFGDKEADPNAVENFRTPALDLDNVYGLGPDGSRQLYARNPGDADGKNPGPKLLIGKNINVALGGITGEHRNDLPRSPEGFALIGDHRNDENLLVAQTHLAMLKFHNKVCDLLVSQGKPLNTIFTEARQIVTWHYQWMVLHDFVERITEKGIVAKILEQGRRFYRFKKTPFMPVEFSAAAYRLGHSMVREVYSHNRIFTPGGVAPASLQLLFSFTGLSGGIIGELAPNPPTAPTPVSALPSNWIIDWRRFHEVLGSNPAGVPLNPSRRLDPFVVPALHTLPGGGGSLPFRNLKRGVLLGLPSGQDIAKAMKIKNPLTAAEIAKGPDGAVAKKHGLHEQTPLWYYILKEAEQRGNGEKLGPVGATLVAEVFVGLVHGDHQSYLWLKGKSWKPTLPSKTPGDFTMADLLRFVGDISPIDNISTV; from the coding sequence ATGGCAAAGCCGGCCGCCACCCGACCCGCGCATTTCTCGATCTCGCTGTCGGGCAACGATGATCCCGGCATGTTCGGGCGCATGTTTCCCAGCCTGCCGCCGCTGGCGGTCGACGACGCCGCGCTACAGGAACTCGCCGACGCGATGCGCGACGCCAATCCTGACGACGCCGCCGGCAACAATACCAAGGTGCCGTCGGGCTTCACCTATCTCGGCCAGTTCGTCGATCATGATATCACGCTGGATCTCACCTCGTTCGGCGACAAGGAGGCCGATCCCAATGCGGTGGAGAACTTCCGCACCCCGGCGCTCGATCTCGACAATGTCTACGGCCTCGGACCCGACGGCAGTCGCCAGCTGTATGCGCGCAATCCCGGCGATGCCGACGGCAAGAATCCCGGCCCGAAACTTCTGATCGGCAAGAACATCAACGTCGCTCTCGGCGGTATCACCGGCGAGCATCGCAACGACCTGCCGCGCAGCCCGGAGGGTTTTGCGCTGATCGGGGATCACCGCAACGACGAGAACCTGCTGGTCGCCCAGACTCATCTTGCGATGCTCAAGTTCCACAACAAGGTCTGCGACCTCCTGGTGTCCCAGGGCAAACCGCTCAACACCATCTTCACCGAGGCGCGCCAGATCGTGACCTGGCACTATCAATGGATGGTGCTGCATGATTTCGTCGAACGCATCACCGAGAAGGGCATCGTCGCCAAGATCCTCGAGCAGGGCCGCCGCTTCTATCGCTTCAAGAAGACGCCGTTCATGCCGGTCGAATTCTCGGCAGCGGCCTATCGGCTCGGCCACAGCATGGTGCGCGAGGTCTACAGCCACAACCGCATCTTCACGCCCGGCGGCGTGGCGCCGGCCTCGCTGCAGTTGCTGTTCTCCTTCACCGGCCTGTCAGGCGGTATCATCGGCGAGCTCGCGCCGAACCCGCCGACCGCACCGACGCCGGTCTCTGCCTTGCCCAGCAACTGGATCATCGACTGGCGCCGCTTCCACGAGGTGCTGGGCTCCAATCCGGCCGGCGTGCCGCTCAACCCGTCGCGCAGGCTCGATCCGTTCGTGGTGCCGGCGCTGCACACGCTTCCCGGCGGCGGCGGCAGCCTGCCGTTCCGCAATCTCAAGCGCGGCGTATTGTTGGGTCTGCCGTCCGGGCAGGACATCGCCAAGGCGATGAAGATCAAGAATCCGCTCACTGCGGCCGAGATCGCCAAGGGACCTGACGGTGCTGTCGCCAAGAAGCACGGCCTGCACGAGCAGACGCCGCTGTGGTACTACATTCTCAAGGAGGCCGAGCAGCGCGGCAATGGCGAGAAGCTCGGGCCGGTCGGCGCGACGCTGGTGGCCGAGGTGTTCGTCGGCCTCGTCCATGGCGACCATCAGTCCTATCTGTGGCTGAAGGGCAAGAGCTGGAAGCCGACCCTGCCGTCGAAGACGCCGGGCGACTTCACTATGGCCGATCTGCTGCGCTTCGTCGGCGACATCAGCCCGATCGACAACATCTCGACGGTCTAG
- a CDS encoding GntR family transcriptional regulator — MRGDKTVQAQKQSVHEYAVATLRRAIVDGEYAPGQRLVEADMQLRLGVSRPAVREALRQLEAEKLVTCTPFKGTSVSEITWEEAEEVYEVRELLEGHATFRFATRAKDNDLRRLTAAAAGFDAAMLEPAHQQRLVNAAHVFFDIILEGSGSRVICDVLRGLSARISLLRFKSMSLPGRARQSSQEMHNIAAMLQAGDPVAARQAAEAHVRQARAAALAIYETSRNAPLQADRDGPASRRRL; from the coding sequence TTGAGAGGCGACAAGACGGTGCAGGCGCAGAAACAATCGGTCCACGAGTATGCCGTGGCGACGCTCCGGCGCGCCATCGTCGACGGCGAATACGCGCCGGGGCAACGTCTTGTCGAGGCCGATATGCAGCTTCGGCTGGGCGTCAGTCGCCCCGCCGTGCGTGAAGCCCTTCGCCAGCTCGAAGCGGAAAAGTTGGTGACGTGCACTCCCTTCAAGGGAACATCGGTCTCCGAAATCACGTGGGAAGAAGCAGAGGAAGTCTACGAAGTCCGGGAATTACTGGAGGGCCATGCCACTTTTCGTTTTGCGACCAGGGCGAAAGACAATGACCTGAGGCGGCTCACCGCCGCCGCTGCCGGTTTCGATGCCGCAATGCTGGAGCCCGCGCACCAGCAACGACTGGTCAATGCAGCGCACGTCTTCTTCGACATTATCCTGGAAGGAAGCGGAAGCCGGGTCATCTGCGATGTTCTGCGCGGGCTGTCGGCACGGATCAGTCTGCTACGGTTCAAGTCCATGTCGCTTCCGGGACGCGCCCGTCAAAGTTCTCAGGAGATGCATAACATCGCGGCAATGCTCCAGGCCGGCGATCCTGTTGCGGCCCGGCAGGCGGCGGAGGCCCATGTGCGACAGGCCCGCGCAGCGGCGCTAGCCATCTATGAAACTTCCCGCAATGCGCCGCTTCAAGCGGATCGCGACGGACCTGCGTCGCGACGACGTCTCTGA
- a CDS encoding universal stress protein: MALKSLIVFVDPSPAGEARTRYAVALAVKHEAHLIGVFIATAAWKRNPADAYVKGPVAVREMVERHNLEEATASAAAARNFEAAAHRERLSCEFRMIEESRADELVRLHSLHADLVIVGHPSPDASPALASPDALLMATGVPFLIVPDAWNTDAVATNAVFAWNASREARRAISDALPLLKAARSVAVLVIDPHKNAAHGEQPGADVAHYLSRHGVVVRVEERQSDGRTVADAIRHFAAEDGSDLIVLGAFSHARTREFIFGGVTRSLLKTITVPTLIAH, translated from the coding sequence ATGGCCCTCAAGTCCCTGATCGTCTTCGTCGATCCCTCGCCTGCGGGCGAAGCGCGGACGCGCTACGCCGTCGCATTGGCCGTCAAGCACGAGGCGCATCTGATCGGCGTCTTCATCGCAACGGCGGCATGGAAGCGAAATCCCGCCGACGCCTACGTCAAGGGACCCGTCGCCGTCCGCGAAATGGTCGAGCGTCACAATCTCGAGGAAGCCACGGCGTCTGCCGCCGCCGCCCGCAACTTCGAGGCTGCAGCGCACCGCGAGCGGCTCAGTTGCGAATTCCGGATGATCGAGGAAAGCCGCGCCGACGAACTGGTGCGCCTGCACTCCCTCCATGCCGACCTTGTCATCGTCGGTCATCCCTCGCCGGATGCATCGCCTGCGCTGGCGTCGCCGGACGCGCTGCTGATGGCGACGGGTGTGCCGTTCCTGATCGTTCCCGACGCATGGAATACCGATGCCGTTGCGACCAACGCAGTGTTTGCATGGAACGCCAGCCGCGAGGCGCGACGGGCGATCAGCGACGCGCTGCCGCTGCTGAAGGCTGCGCGATCGGTCGCGGTGCTGGTGATCGATCCGCACAAGAACGCCGCGCATGGCGAGCAGCCGGGAGCCGATGTTGCGCATTATCTCAGTCGGCACGGCGTGGTGGTGCGTGTCGAAGAGCGGCAGTCTGATGGCCGGACTGTAGCCGACGCCATTCGACACTTTGCGGCGGAAGACGGTTCGGATCTGATCGTGCTAGGCGCTTTCAGCCATGCCAGAACAAGGGAATTCATCTTCGGCGGCGTCACCCGCTCGCTGCTCAAGACCATCACGGTTCCGACCCTGATCGCCCATTGA
- a CDS encoding cytochrome b encodes MLIIGLIAAGWTMTTLNDDVTSKYDFLYPLHKSFGVLAFLIVLTQLALRGQSRLPAPAPLPAHEKALSHAVHLAMYALLLIVPLMGYAMSSSYTQSSGVPFFGIHLPELLPKNDDRFRVFQFLHKTLAYSLLALIALHVVGALKHRFFDKDRRTDVLPRMM; translated from the coding sequence GTGCTGATCATCGGCCTCATCGCCGCCGGCTGGACCATGACCACGCTGAACGACGACGTGACGTCGAAGTACGATTTTCTCTATCCCTTGCACAAATCCTTCGGCGTGCTGGCATTCCTGATCGTTCTGACGCAGCTCGCCCTCCGCGGACAATCGCGCTTGCCTGCACCCGCTCCGCTTCCCGCCCACGAGAAGGCGCTGTCGCATGCCGTACACCTCGCGATGTATGCTTTGCTGCTCATCGTCCCCTTGATGGGCTATGCGATGTCCAGCTCCTACACGCAGAGCTCCGGTGTACCCTTTTTCGGCATTCACCTCCCTGAACTGCTGCCGAAGAATGACGATCGGTTCAGGGTGTTTCAGTTCCTGCACAAGACGCTCGCCTACAGCCTGCTGGCCCTGATCGCCTTGCATGTGGTCGGTGCGCTGAAGCACCGCTTTTTCGACAAGGACCGGCGCACCGACGTCCTGCCGCGCATGATGTGA
- a CDS encoding glutathione S-transferase family protein has translation MKLTYSPASPFARKVRISAIELGLIDQIEFVTAKVVPGEANDQYMHDINPVKKLPALILDNGDVIVDSYVIVEYLDELAGGGRLIPASGPTRWQVKSNHSILQGMLDSMLLCRYEKMVRPQGLQWQAWSDDHWNRAWQGMARFEGKPDVLDGPFDIVQIGLVCVLGYADFRFPDCGWRKAYPKLDAFHQKMLQRPSVSVSLPPAA, from the coding sequence ATGAAACTCACCTACTCGCCGGCGTCGCCATTTGCGCGCAAGGTTCGCATCAGTGCCATCGAACTCGGACTGATCGACCAGATCGAATTCGTCACGGCAAAAGTCGTGCCCGGCGAAGCCAACGACCAGTACATGCATGACATCAACCCGGTGAAGAAGTTGCCGGCGCTAATCCTCGACAATGGCGATGTCATCGTCGATTCCTATGTCATCGTCGAATATCTCGACGAACTGGCTGGCGGCGGCAGGCTGATCCCGGCGTCCGGCCCGACGCGATGGCAGGTGAAGAGCAATCATTCGATCCTGCAGGGCATGCTCGATTCGATGCTGCTGTGCCGCTACGAAAAGATGGTGCGGCCGCAGGGCCTGCAGTGGCAGGCGTGGTCCGACGATCACTGGAATCGCGCCTGGCAGGGCATGGCACGGTTCGAGGGCAAGCCCGACGTGCTCGACGGACCGTTCGACATCGTGCAGATCGGCCTTGTCTGCGTGCTCGGCTATGCAGATTTCCGCTTTCCGGATTGCGGCTGGCGCAAGGCCTATCCGAAGCTCGATGCCTTCCATCAGAAGATGCTGCAGCGGCCGTCGGTCAGCGTGTCGCTGCCGCCGGCCGCGTAA
- a CDS encoding alpha/beta fold hydrolase produces MNHTSPDGAPALSGQDFFLQLRGLRFHYVSWGQAGAPIVICLHGLRSYARTFEPLALTLADKFNVIALDLRGRGQTDWDPDGNYYIDEYVADLEHFVEALGLPHFHLLGHSLGGIIAYVYSQRHAKRLQSLIIEDSGPNASQRSAGASRINAELRNTPAAFLDWPTAKAFWRSIRPNVTEGAIESRVANSLRQTDAGVSWIHDQAGIANCRLNPTRPDPDLWPCVKALSCPTLLLRGGNSDYLSRETLDEIVALNPAIDAREIPGAGHYIHDDQPDLFIAAVKPFLVGLAR; encoded by the coding sequence ATGAATCACACGTCCCCTGACGGCGCGCCCGCATTATCCGGGCAGGACTTCTTCCTTCAATTGAGAGGGCTGCGGTTTCACTACGTCTCGTGGGGACAGGCTGGTGCGCCGATCGTGATCTGCCTTCACGGTTTGCGCAGCTACGCGCGCACGTTCGAGCCGCTTGCCTTGACGCTGGCGGATAAATTCAATGTGATCGCACTCGATCTGCGCGGAAGAGGCCAGACAGATTGGGATCCGGACGGCAACTACTATATCGACGAGTACGTGGCCGATCTCGAACACTTCGTCGAAGCGCTGGGATTGCCGCACTTCCATCTGCTCGGGCACTCGCTGGGCGGCATCATCGCCTACGTCTATTCGCAGCGCCATGCAAAGCGGTTGCAAAGCCTGATCATCGAGGACAGCGGCCCGAATGCTTCACAGCGGAGCGCCGGCGCCAGCCGCATCAATGCGGAACTGCGCAACACGCCCGCTGCATTCCTGGACTGGCCGACGGCGAAAGCCTTCTGGCGGTCGATCCGGCCGAACGTCACTGAGGGTGCGATCGAATCGCGGGTCGCCAATTCGCTGCGCCAGACGGATGCGGGCGTCAGCTGGATTCACGATCAGGCCGGTATTGCCAATTGTCGCCTGAACCCGACGCGGCCCGACCCCGACCTGTGGCCATGCGTGAAGGCGCTGTCGTGCCCGACATTGCTGCTGAGGGGTGGCAATTCCGATTATCTGTCGCGTGAGACGCTTGACGAGATCGTCGCCTTGAATCCGGCGATCGACGCTCGGGAGATTCCGGGCGCGGGGCACTATATTCACGACGATCAGCCGGACCTGTTCATCGCCGCGGTCAAACCGTTTCTCGTCGGCCTGGCGCGCTGA
- a CDS encoding amino acid synthesis family protein, translating into MKPHNFEIRRWAVLCEETLANEHHVTDGEPLIKYVISATIKNPFAGRYVEDLQPVVVASEALGVEFGRRILEVTGGRAIESYGKGCVVGVAGEYEHGNAFLTAIFATPIREALGGGESWIPSTGKRGGPGTTIDLPLAHKDEIYVRSHYDTITAHFADGPNSDEVVIAIALATRGRLRARLGGPASTQFRSAA; encoded by the coding sequence ATGAAACCGCATAATTTCGAAATCCGCAGGTGGGCTGTTCTCTGTGAGGAGACACTCGCCAACGAGCATCACGTCACCGACGGTGAACCGCTGATCAAATACGTCATCTCTGCCACCATCAAGAATCCGTTCGCCGGACGCTACGTCGAGGACCTGCAACCGGTTGTCGTCGCCTCCGAAGCGCTCGGCGTGGAGTTCGGTCGGCGCATCCTCGAGGTGACCGGCGGACGCGCGATCGAAAGCTATGGAAAAGGCTGCGTGGTCGGCGTTGCCGGCGAATATGAGCACGGCAATGCGTTCCTGACCGCGATCTTCGCCACCCCGATTCGTGAGGCTCTGGGCGGCGGTGAGTCGTGGATCCCTTCGACCGGAAAGCGCGGCGGTCCCGGCACTACCATCGATTTGCCGCTGGCGCACAAGGACGAAATCTACGTGCGCTCGCACTACGACACGATTACCGCGCATTTTGCCGACGGCCCCAATTCGGATGAAGTCGTGATTGCGATCGCGCTGGCGACACGCGGGCGCCTACGGGCGCGGTTGGGCGGCCCCGCCTCGACGCAGTTCAGGAGCGCAGCATGA